The following proteins come from a genomic window of Nostoc sp. ATCC 53789:
- a CDS encoding anti-sigma regulatory factor, whose product MKNKIYLKVNTDLTASSQVLFWFDQMNQPPILNKEVWWQCQTLLMEGFTNIVEHAHKNLPIETPIEIEAVRVNKYIEIRIWSQGEPFDLEQQLRQISEFDENEQERGRGLKIMSAIADKLSYEPTEDNRYCLFISKYY is encoded by the coding sequence GTGAAAAATAAAATTTATCTAAAAGTCAACACAGACCTTACAGCATCATCTCAAGTATTATTTTGGTTCGATCAGATGAATCAGCCGCCTATTCTTAACAAAGAAGTTTGGTGGCAATGTCAAACACTTTTGATGGAAGGCTTCACTAACATAGTTGAACATGCACACAAAAACTTACCTATTGAAACTCCTATTGAAATAGAAGCTGTACGGGTAAATAAATATATAGAAATTCGCATTTGGTCTCAAGGTGAACCATTTGACTTAGAGCAGCAATTGCGGCAAATATCTGAATTTGATGAGAATGAGCAAGAGCGCGGGCGGGGTTTAAAAATTATGTCTGCCATTGCCGACAAATTGAGTTATGAGCCAACAGAAGACAATCGTTACTGTTTATTTATTAGTAAATATTATTAA
- a CDS encoding SpoIIE family protein phosphatase, which translates to MFKILVIDDDPIVRTVLKKTLQNQGYDTSVAKNGEEGIRQAQLLRPALIICDWMMSEVDGLEVCRRIRTDPELATTFFILLTARGAARGEEEDRVRGLDAGADEFISKPIEMNELKARVRAGLRLHQLNQDLQSQKEVLETLNQDLQTQKQILEAELAEAADYVRSLLPSPLVGVVTTENLFIPSAQLGGDCFDHYWIDEDNLAIYLLDVSGHGVGSALLSVSVLNVLRSQSLPNTNFCQPSEVLKALNHAFQMTKHGDKYFTIWYGVYHRLKRQIIYANAGHPPALLLSNTSTTSIQVKQLSSLDLPIGFLPDVQFEEAIFQIEENSILYIFSDGVYEINQSDGKFWGIDAFIDLLTKHSLKDPCVLNQLLAKIITLNYQDNLDDDFSLVKVNFG; encoded by the coding sequence ATGTTTAAAATTTTGGTTATTGATGATGACCCTATAGTGCGAACAGTACTGAAAAAAACACTCCAAAATCAAGGTTATGATACCAGTGTCGCCAAAAATGGCGAGGAAGGAATTAGACAAGCACAATTACTACGTCCTGCTCTGATTATCTGTGACTGGATGATGTCCGAGGTAGATGGGCTAGAAGTGTGTCGTCGAATTAGAACAGATCCAGAGTTAGCAACCACTTTTTTTATTCTATTAACGGCTAGGGGAGCAGCTCGAGGAGAGGAGGAAGATCGAGTTAGAGGACTTGACGCTGGAGCAGATGAGTTTATCTCTAAACCAATAGAGATGAATGAATTGAAAGCGCGGGTAAGAGCAGGACTAAGATTACACCAGTTAAATCAGGATTTACAAAGTCAAAAAGAAGTTTTGGAGACACTAAATCAAGATTTACAAACCCAAAAGCAAATTTTGGAGGCAGAATTAGCTGAGGCTGCTGATTATGTGCGATCGCTCTTACCCTCACCGCTCGTAGGAGTAGTAACTACAGAAAATCTGTTTATTCCCTCAGCACAGCTAGGAGGTGATTGCTTTGACCATTATTGGATCGACGAGGATAATTTGGCAATTTATTTGTTGGATGTATCAGGTCATGGCGTGGGTTCAGCCCTCCTATCTGTATCCGTGCTGAATGTTTTGCGATCGCAATCTTTACCAAACACCAACTTTTGTCAACCAAGTGAAGTCCTAAAAGCGCTCAATCACGCCTTTCAAATGACAAAGCACGGTGATAAATACTTCACAATCTGGTATGGAGTTTATCACCGCCTGAAACGTCAAATTATTTATGCCAACGCCGGACATCCACCAGCTTTACTCTTATCGAATACCTCTACAACAAGTATCCAAGTTAAACAGCTAAGTTCTTTGGATCTCCCAATTGGCTTTTTACCTGATGTCCAGTTTGAAGAGGCTATTTTTCAGATCGAAGAGAACAGCATTTTATACATTTTTAGTGATGGTGTTTATGAAATTAATCAGTCAGATGGTAAATTTTGGGGTATTGATGCTTTCATTGACTTACTAACTAAACATAGTCTAAAAGACCCCTGTGTTCTAAATCAACTATTGGCGAAGATTATTACCTTAAATTATCAAGATAATCTTGATGATGACTTCTCTTTGGTAAAAGTTAACTTTGGTTAG
- a CDS encoding STAS domain-containing protein, translated as MSMNVKLLELSGILDGIRGNELRREVSDILLTGADILLLDMKEVKFIDSSGLGALVSAMQMARNANTKLFVCSISDQVRMLFELTKMDRIFQTFADQDEFNRQVLATQ; from the coding sequence ATGAGCATGAACGTAAAATTACTAGAATTATCTGGAATTTTAGATGGTATTAGAGGTAATGAACTGCGTCGTGAAGTTAGCGATATTCTGCTAACTGGAGCCGATATATTGTTACTTGATATGAAAGAAGTAAAGTTTATCGATAGTTCTGGTTTAGGTGCTTTAGTCTCAGCAATGCAAATGGCGCGAAATGCTAATACTAAACTTTTTGTTTGTTCAATCAGCGATCAAGTCAGAATGTTATTTGAATTGACTAAAATGGATAGGATTTTTCAAACCTTTGCTGACCAAGATGAATTCAATCGCCAAGTATTGGCAACACAGTAA
- a CDS encoding metalloregulator ArsR/SmtB family transcription factor, producing MPKTKPHKSDPAVLVAVADYFKVLSEASRLQILACLKSGPMNVMEIAEVTNLGQANLSKHLKVLTQAGILSRQPKGTSAYYEIAEPMIFELCELACDRISERVQQQAESLKALRSKTAVF from the coding sequence ATGCCAAAAACTAAGCCACACAAGTCCGATCCAGCTGTTCTCGTGGCAGTTGCTGACTACTTCAAGGTTTTATCAGAGGCAAGTCGGCTACAGATTTTAGCCTGTCTAAAATCAGGGCCAATGAATGTGATGGAAATTGCCGAGGTTACTAACTTAGGTCAGGCAAATCTATCTAAGCATCTGAAAGTGTTAACTCAAGCAGGGATTCTATCTCGTCAGCCCAAAGGCACGAGTGCCTATTACGAGATTGCCGAACCAATGATTTTTGAGCTTTGTGAGTTAGCGTGCGATCGCATTAGTGAACGCGTGCAACAGCAGGCTGAAAGCTTGAAAGCCCTTCGAAGTAAAACAGCAGTTTTTTGA
- a CDS encoding response regulator: MNTQPSILVIDDEPDNFDVVETLLNNENYELHYASSGQQALNRLNSLQPDLILLDVMMPGLDGMEICQRIKADPQWQIVPIIMVTALTAKEDLARCLATGADDFISKPINGVELRARVNSMLRIKQQYDSLQVLLQLREDMANMIVHDLRNSLTSIVLAAEILRFCNLSPEQQRGKVDQILFAGQQLQSLINSLLIMAKLESGKMLLNYTEVDLYLLCMSALADFEAMATQKNLLLIGELPEPGGIVKVDATIFRRVLDNLLSNAIKFSPSNSQVTLRGEYLAAGGAKVQVADAGPGIPEDVRKIIFDKYEVASRIPDVWQIGLGLAFCKMAVEAHSGTITIEDNHPNGSIFTVFTQK; encoded by the coding sequence ATGAATACTCAACCTTCTATTTTAGTGATTGATGATGAACCCGATAATTTCGATGTTGTTGAAACCTTGTTGAATAATGAAAACTACGAGCTACACTATGCTTCTAGTGGTCAACAAGCTCTGAATCGCCTCAACAGTCTTCAGCCCGATCTGATTTTGCTGGATGTGATGATGCCTGGCCTAGATGGGATGGAAATATGTCAACGCATCAAAGCTGATCCACAATGGCAGATAGTGCCGATCATTATGGTGACAGCATTAACTGCTAAAGAAGATTTAGCTCGATGTCTAGCAACAGGTGCAGATGACTTCATTAGTAAACCCATCAACGGCGTGGAATTACGAGCCAGGGTTAATTCCATGTTGCGGATTAAGCAGCAGTACGACAGCCTGCAAGTTTTGCTTCAACTGCGAGAAGATATGGCAAACATGATTGTCCACGATCTCCGAAACTCTCTTACCAGTATTGTCCTCGCGGCTGAAATTCTCCGATTTTGCAACTTGTCACCCGAACAGCAAAGAGGCAAGGTTGATCAAATTTTATTTGCAGGACAACAGCTACAATCATTGATTAATAGTTTGCTGATCATGGCAAAGCTAGAATCGGGAAAAATGCTTCTCAACTACACAGAAGTAGACCTTTATTTACTCTGTATGTCAGCATTAGCAGATTTTGAAGCGATGGCTACCCAAAAGAACCTGCTTTTGATAGGTGAATTACCTGAACCTGGTGGCATTGTGAAAGTAGATGCAACAATCTTTCGTCGAGTTCTAGATAATTTGCTCTCTAATGCTATTAAGTTCTCCCCATCTAACTCTCAAGTGACCCTACGGGGAGAGTATTTGGCAGCAGGTGGTGCGAAAGTGCAAGTCGCAGATGCAGGCCCCGGAATCCCTGAAGACGTAAGAAAAATCATATTCGATAAATATGAAGTTGCAAGTCGGATACCAGATGTTTGGCAAATTGGTTTAGGATTGGCTTTCTGCAAAATGGCAGTCGAGGCACATTCCGGTACAATTACCATCGAAGATAATCATCCAAATGGTAGTATCTTTACTGTATTTACTCAAAAATAA
- a CDS encoding response regulator has protein sequence MSHCSPLTILLIDDCPRDREAYCRFLKQDRLYTYRIWEFETAAQSMKWCQQEMPDIILLDFKLPDGDGLKFIQQFRECHSNTQAAVILLAAGQGDEIIAVRAMKSGVQDYLLKDKLTAEVLQGAIHHAVERIQLTRQLEQSREQQQLIAAIAIQQERAYQQAQADLAKCQRTEAALRSVLAICSGRLINSDKDGNPIHIADIYDEFLYDTLRERLQAEQKLTHNIDLREAIFNESADAIFLVDPQTLLTLDCNRRAVELFEAANKTELLEINGQKLQRHPFTASETDAIVADMQSKGVWSREIEYVTLKGHIFWGNIAAKPITVAGRTMNLVRVTDISEQQAALRERKQAEAQLRQTNEQLANTNVELARVTHLKDEFLANMSHELRTPLNAILGMSEGLQEGVFGSINERQVKAIATIERSGRHLLELINDILDLSKIESGKLELQWSDVSVRSLCDASLVFVKQMALKKNIRLNIHIAENIDSIQVDDRRLRQVLINLLNNAVKFTPEGGSVTLEVRLEEIGEHGSKGTGGVNFPLSPSFASSSPNLCFYINDTGIGIAPEEIGKLFQPFIQLDSSLNRQYSGTGLGLALVQQIITLHGGTVSVSSEVGQGSCFTIRIPYRTNLRTIQATNSLPSYCLLAENAQVLIIEDSVVAADQITRYFSEMGMETITYSKGEGAVEEVLRVQPGLIILDLQLPNLSGWEILNQLKTNPKTKNIPAIIISVVDERSKGLAQGAFEYLVKPITRAQLQVTIEKLQHFTGSESPNLTVLPKAAKKPPLILLAEDNQTNIDTMSDYLESRGYHLILANNGQQAIDLVKVQRPDLIVMDIQMPEMDGLEAMRRIRDDRQFVDIPIIALTALAMPSDRETCLAAGANEYLTKPVKLKQLALTIQQVLAR, from the coding sequence ATGAGTCATTGCTCTCCCCTTACAATTCTGCTAATTGATGATTGCCCTAGAGATCGGGAAGCATATTGTCGTTTTTTGAAGCAGGACAGGCTGTATACCTATCGTATTTGGGAGTTTGAGACAGCAGCGCAGTCCATGAAATGGTGTCAACAGGAGATGCCAGATATAATTTTGCTGGATTTTAAATTACCTGATGGGGATGGGCTGAAGTTTATTCAGCAATTTCGGGAATGCCATAGCAATACTCAAGCTGCTGTGATTCTGCTGGCAGCAGGACAAGGGGATGAAATCATCGCTGTCCGTGCTATGAAAAGTGGTGTCCAAGATTATTTGCTTAAAGATAAACTCACTGCTGAAGTTCTTCAAGGCGCAATTCATCATGCCGTTGAACGGATACAGCTAACTCGACAGCTTGAACAAAGCCGGGAACAACAACAACTGATTGCCGCGATCGCCATTCAACAGGAGAGGGCATATCAGCAAGCACAGGCAGACCTGGCAAAATGCCAACGGACAGAAGCAGCCCTCAGAAGTGTTTTGGCGATCTGTTCTGGTCGCCTCATTAATTCAGATAAAGACGGTAATCCCATCCACATAGCTGATATCTACGACGAATTTCTCTACGATACGCTACGTGAACGCTTACAAGCTGAACAGAAACTCACTCACAACATAGATTTGCGAGAAGCAATTTTTAACGAATCTGCTGATGCCATCTTTTTGGTTGATCCACAAACGCTGCTCACCCTGGATTGTAATCGGCGGGCAGTAGAACTGTTTGAGGCGGCTAACAAAACTGAATTGCTCGAGATTAATGGGCAGAAACTCCAGCGCCATCCATTCACCGCCAGCGAAACAGACGCGATCGTGGCAGATATGCAGTCAAAAGGTGTCTGGAGTCGAGAGATTGAATATGTTACTCTCAAAGGTCATATTTTTTGGGGAAACATAGCAGCTAAACCCATTACTGTAGCCGGACGTACTATGAATCTAGTCCGGGTAACTGATATCAGCGAACAGCAAGCTGCGCTACGCGAACGCAAACAAGCCGAGGCACAACTGCGGCAGACGAATGAGCAACTTGCTAACACCAACGTAGAACTTGCCCGTGTCACTCACCTTAAAGACGAATTTCTTGCAAACATGAGCCATGAACTGCGAACACCTCTTAATGCAATTTTGGGGATGTCAGAAGGGTTACAAGAAGGTGTGTTTGGCTCCATCAATGAAAGACAAGTAAAAGCGATCGCCACTATTGAGCGCAGTGGTAGACATTTACTAGAGCTAATCAACGACATTCTAGACCTGTCTAAAATCGAATCTGGCAAATTAGAACTGCAATGGAGTGATGTTTCTGTCAGAAGCCTCTGTGATGCCAGCCTTGTCTTTGTTAAACAGATGGCTTTGAAAAAAAATATTCGTCTTAATATTCATATTGCTGAGAATATTGATAGCATCCAAGTAGACGATCGCCGCCTGCGTCAAGTACTGATAAACCTGTTGAACAACGCTGTCAAGTTCACACCAGAAGGGGGATCTGTAACCCTAGAAGTCCGGCTAGAAGAAATAGGAGAGCATGGGAGTAAAGGAACAGGGGGAGTAAATTTTCCCTTGTCGCCCTCATTTGCCTCATCTTCCCCAAATCTTTGCTTCTATATTAATGACACCGGCATCGGTATTGCTCCTGAAGAAATCGGCAAGCTGTTTCAGCCCTTCATCCAGCTTGACAGCAGCCTCAACCGCCAGTACAGTGGCACTGGTCTGGGTTTGGCGCTAGTACAGCAGATTATTACCCTACATGGAGGAACAGTCTCAGTTAGCAGTGAAGTTGGCCAGGGAAGTTGCTTCACCATCCGTATTCCCTACCGTACTAATTTGCGAACAATACAAGCAACTAATTCATTGCCTAGTTATTGCTTACTTGCTGAGAATGCTCAAGTTTTGATTATCGAAGATTCTGTTGTGGCCGCTGACCAAATTACTCGCTACTTCAGCGAAATGGGAATGGAAACCATCACCTATTCCAAAGGTGAAGGAGCCGTAGAAGAGGTGCTGCGCGTTCAGCCTGGTTTAATTATCCTGGATCTGCAACTACCGAATCTATCGGGTTGGGAGATACTAAATCAACTCAAGACCAACCCAAAAACCAAAAATATTCCAGCGATTATTATTTCAGTCGTGGATGAGCGTAGCAAAGGATTGGCTCAGGGAGCGTTTGAATATCTAGTCAAACCAATTACCCGCGCTCAACTTCAGGTAACTATAGAGAAACTGCAACATTTTACTGGTTCTGAGTCGCCAAATTTAACTGTATTGCCAAAAGCCGCGAAAAAACCACCTTTGATTTTGCTAGCAGAAGATAATCAAACAAATATTGATACCATGTCCGATTATCTTGAAAGTCGAGGGTATCATCTCATTTTGGCAAACAATGGACAACAAGCTATTGACCTAGTTAAAGTTCAACGCCCCGACTTAATTGTGATGGACATTCAAATGCCAGAAATGGATGGGTTAGAAGCAATGCGCCGCATCCGTGACGATCGGCAATTTGTAGATATTCCGATTATTGCACTAACGGCGTTAGCTATGCCTAGCGATCGCGAAACTTGTTTAGCCGCTGGAGCCAACGAATATCTTACCAAACCCGTTAAACTCAAGCAGCTTGCACTCACCATTCAACAAGTTTTAGCAAGGTAG
- a CDS encoding PAS domain S-box protein, translating to MTIIRHPLIVNSEILLSDVIALINEAPVNCDDLPIKDTNSLTSSNKNIDNITSQATSCVLVIENSQLQGIITQRDLIKLTAQGKNLGGISVAEVMTKELITLKLTDFKDIFTALNLLRKHQICHLPIIGEQGELIGLVTPASLLAVSIQQARLYNYAQVKLAERQRIEAELRLERNFISAILNLADALVIVVDFQGRIVRFNHTCEQATGYTFDEVKGKFVWDILLLPEITECIKGIFKNLPKREFPQRYETCLVTKDSDRRLISWSNKVLLNKDNQLEYIVCTGIDITESRKAQEELQQTRNFLQSMINNLPVAVFVKDAKPETFGRFKLWNHTCENIFGITAEQAIGKTDYEFFPKEQADFFCQKDLETIAIGVPQDIPEEPIDSYSFGRKILHTTKIPLYDKDQQPEYLLCISEDITEYKRAEKNLQQAKEQLQTVLDAVPGFVSWVNSDGYYLGVNRHLAESFNLTTNAFVGQELGFMENSPQFTEFMRKFLASQDVADSSVIDAQINGKICNYLLVAQKYQYNTAAVAVGIDITKRKQAEIALQSLIESTASTTGRDFFPALVEHISSTLDVPHTLVTELIDGQVHTLGFWSDGQLQSNISYNPKSTPCEILLNQGFYYCPSGIQQLFPTAERWVAMQAESFMGVILSDDFGQPIGSLCIVDKKPIPDQHKFEGILKVFAARASAELQRQRAQEALQQLNQDLEIRVKQRTLDLQKSEAELRAIFNQAAVGIKLETLDGHFLKVNQNLCEILGYSQEEVLKKNFKDITHPEDIQAHLNSLQQLIAGKVETFSIEKRYLHKNGDVIWVNLTVSLIRDGVGKPIYAIGVVKDIRERKQAEENIFKALEKEKELNELKSRFISMTSHEFRTPLAVIASSAGILNTFSHKLDEQKKQKHLQCIQTYVQHTTQLLDDILLINKAEAGKLAFEPTCIKLINFCHSLVEEIQLSSPNHILTFCPHNLGNSSTDDSFMACIDKKILRQILSNLLSNSVKYSLQGSNIQIDLLLQEQSAVFLIQDEGIGIFPEEQQKLFEPFYRASNVGNTPGTGLGLAIVKKCIDLHRGRITLASQVGVGTTFRVELPLIISHVLN from the coding sequence ATGACGATCATTCGTCATCCACTGATTGTTAACTCTGAGATTTTGCTTTCAGATGTGATTGCACTAATCAATGAAGCGCCAGTTAACTGTGATGACTTGCCAATCAAAGATACCAATTCTTTGACAAGCTCAAATAAAAACATAGATAACATCACATCTCAAGCTACTAGTTGTGTTTTAGTAATAGAAAACTCCCAGTTGCAAGGGATAATTACGCAGCGAGATTTAATTAAGTTAACAGCACAAGGCAAAAATTTAGGGGGAATCAGTGTTGCGGAAGTAATGACAAAAGAGTTAATCACACTGAAGTTAACAGATTTTAAAGATATTTTTACTGCGTTAAATTTGCTAAGGAAACATCAGATTTGCCATTTGCCTATTATCGGAGAGCAAGGAGAATTAATTGGATTAGTTACTCCTGCTAGTCTGCTAGCAGTTTCGATTCAACAAGCCAGACTTTACAATTATGCACAAGTAAAACTTGCAGAACGACAAAGAATTGAGGCAGAATTGCGATTAGAGCGGAATTTTATTTCTGCAATTTTGAATTTAGCGGATGCTCTGGTTATTGTAGTAGATTTTCAGGGGAGAATTGTTCGTTTTAATCATACTTGCGAGCAAGCTACAGGTTATACATTTGATGAAGTGAAGGGAAAATTTGTTTGGGATATCCTGCTGTTACCTGAAATAACAGAATGTATCAAAGGTATTTTTAAAAATTTACCAAAGAGAGAATTTCCTCAACGTTACGAAACTTGTTTAGTTACTAAAGATAGCGATCGCCGCTTAATTTCGTGGTCAAATAAGGTTTTACTTAATAAAGATAATCAACTTGAGTATATCGTCTGTACAGGTATTGACATAACTGAGAGTCGAAAAGCACAAGAGGAACTCCAACAGACTCGCAACTTTTTACAGTCGATGATTAATAATCTGCCTGTGGCAGTCTTTGTTAAAGATGCCAAACCAGAAACTTTTGGCAGATTCAAGCTCTGGAATCATACCTGTGAAAACATTTTTGGTATTACAGCAGAGCAGGCTATTGGCAAAACAGATTACGAATTCTTCCCGAAAGAACAAGCAGACTTTTTCTGCCAAAAAGACTTAGAAACTATTGCTATCGGTGTACCTCAAGATATTCCTGAAGAACCTATTGACAGCTACAGTTTTGGCAGAAAAATTTTACACACGACTAAAATTCCTTTGTATGACAAAGACCAACAACCCGAATACTTATTGTGTATTTCCGAGGATATTACAGAATACAAACGAGCAGAAAAAAATCTACAACAAGCAAAAGAGCAATTACAAACGGTTTTAGATGCAGTACCTGGGTTTGTTTCTTGGGTAAATTCCGATGGATATTATTTAGGGGTTAATCGCCATTTAGCTGAAAGTTTTAACTTGACTACCAATGCTTTTGTCGGTCAAGAATTGGGCTTTATGGAAAATAGCCCGCAATTTACAGAATTTATGCGTAAATTTTTAGCTAGCCAAGATGTGGCAGATTCTAGCGTTATTGATGCCCAAATAAACGGCAAAATATGCAATTACTTGCTCGTCGCTCAAAAATATCAGTACAACACAGCTGCGGTTGCAGTAGGAATTGATATTACAAAACGCAAACAAGCTGAAATAGCCTTACAAAGTTTAATTGAAAGTACTGCTTCTACCACTGGGCGTGATTTTTTCCCAGCATTAGTTGAGCATATTTCTTCTACTTTAGATGTCCCTCACACCTTAGTAACTGAGTTAATTGATGGGCAAGTTCACACTTTAGGATTTTGGTCTGATGGGCAGTTACAATCCAATATTTCCTATAATCCAAAATCAACGCCTTGTGAAATTCTGCTCAACCAAGGATTTTACTACTGTCCTTCAGGAATTCAGCAACTTTTCCCCACTGCTGAAAGATGGGTGGCGATGCAAGCCGAAAGTTTTATGGGAGTTATTTTAAGTGATGATTTTGGTCAACCGATTGGCTCACTATGTATAGTAGATAAAAAGCCCATACCTGACCAGCATAAATTTGAGGGAATTCTCAAAGTATTTGCAGCCAGAGCCTCTGCTGAACTGCAACGGCAACGAGCACAAGAAGCTCTACAACAACTCAATCAAGATTTAGAGATCAGGGTTAAGCAACGCACTTTAGATTTACAAAAAAGTGAGGCAGAACTTAGAGCTATTTTTAATCAAGCAGCAGTGGGAATTAAATTAGAGACTTTAGATGGTCATTTTCTGAAAGTTAATCAGAACTTGTGTGAAATTTTAGGCTACAGCCAAGAAGAAGTCCTGAAGAAAAATTTTAAAGATATTACACATCCAGAGGATATACAAGCCCATCTCAATAGTTTACAACAACTAATAGCAGGAAAAGTAGAAACATTTTCCATCGAGAAGCGCTATTTACATAAAAATGGTGATGTAATTTGGGTAAATCTAACGGTTTCTCTCATTCGAGATGGGGTTGGCAAACCTATTTATGCGATCGGGGTAGTTAAAGATATACGCGAGCGAAAACAAGCTGAAGAAAATATTTTTAAAGCTTTAGAGAAGGAAAAAGAACTAAATGAGTTGAAATCTCGTTTCATTTCTATGACTTCCCACGAGTTCAGAACTCCTTTAGCTGTGATTGCTTCTTCTGCTGGAATATTAAACACTTTTAGTCATAAACTGGATGAACAAAAAAAGCAGAAACATCTCCAATGTATTCAAACTTATGTTCAACATACAACTCAACTTTTAGATGATATTTTGCTAATTAATAAGGCTGAAGCTGGAAAATTAGCATTTGAACCAACTTGTATTAAATTGATTAATTTTTGTCACTCTTTGGTAGAGGAAATTCAACTAAGTTCTCCCAACCATATCCTAACTTTCTGTCCCCATAACTTGGGTAATTCATCAACAGATGATAGCTTTATGGCTTGTATAGACAAGAAAATTTTGCGGCAAATACTGAGCAATTTGCTATCAAATTCTGTCAAATACTCACTACAAGGCAGTAATATTCAAATTGATTTATTACTCCAAGAGCAAAGCGCAGTTTTTCTAATTCAAGATGAAGGTATCGGTATTTTCCCAGAGGAACAGCAGAAATTATTTGAACCATTCTACCGAGCTAGTAATGTTGGTAATACGCCAGGAACTGGATTAGGTTTGGCAATAGTTAAGAAGTGTATAGACCTTCATCGAGGAAGAATTACCCTCGCTAGTCAGGTCGGAGTAGGTACGACATTTAGGGTAGAACTACCATTAATTATCAGCCATGTCCTCAATTGA
- a CDS encoding response regulator, whose amino-acid sequence MNTILIIEDEPQVRENIQEILQLSDFETLIAPNGQVGLEIAKNKLPDLIICDIMMPELDGFSVLSALRQNEATINIPLIFVTAKAERSDFRQGMDYGADDYLTKPFTPEELLSAIASRLEKQALVERQTKSKLDELRMNIAHSLPHELNTPLNGILGMSRLLIENCDIMPSSEEAEIAEFIYTSANRLNTLVKRFLLYSNLELLAKNHEKVSQITEKTDKCFAKRIIDEIALKKIIENSREKDLKLDIHEVTVQLPEEKLSIIIEELLDNSLKFSFPGNEIQVMSKIEGSKFNLYVIDNGKGMTIEEIAKIGAFVQFNRKSWEQQGSGLGLAIVQHIVKLHGGEFTIDSIPGKGTIVSVSLPC is encoded by the coding sequence ATGAACACAATTTTAATCATAGAAGACGAACCTCAAGTTCGGGAAAATATTCAGGAGATTTTACAGCTTTCTGATTTTGAAACTTTGATCGCTCCAAACGGTCAAGTTGGATTAGAAATTGCCAAAAACAAATTACCTGATTTAATTATTTGCGACATTATGATGCCAGAGTTAGATGGTTTTAGCGTACTGTCTGCTCTGCGTCAAAACGAAGCAACTATCAATATACCTTTAATATTTGTCACTGCTAAAGCAGAGCGTTCAGATTTTCGTCAGGGCATGGATTATGGGGCTGATGATTATTTAACCAAACCATTTACTCCTGAAGAACTACTCAGCGCGATCGCTTCTCGTCTTGAAAAGCAAGCTTTGGTTGAGCGCCAAACTAAATCTAAACTAGACGAACTGAGAATGAATATTGCTCACTCATTACCTCACGAACTGAATACTCCTTTAAATGGCATTCTTGGTATGTCACGGTTGTTAATTGAAAATTGTGACATCATGCCTAGCTCTGAAGAAGCCGAAATTGCGGAATTCATTTACACATCTGCTAATCGACTGAATACATTAGTTAAAAGATTTTTGTTATATAGTAATCTAGAGTTACTAGCCAAAAATCATGAAAAAGTTAGTCAGATTACAGAGAAAACAGATAAATGTTTTGCTAAGAGAATTATTGATGAAATTGCTCTTAAAAAAATTATAGAAAATTCCAGAGAAAAAGATTTAAAGTTAGATATTCACGAAGTTACAGTACAATTACCAGAAGAAAAATTGAGTATCATTATTGAAGAACTACTTGATAATTCTTTAAAATTTTCTTTTCCAGGCAACGAAATTCAAGTTATGAGTAAGATAGAAGGTAGTAAATTTAATTTATATGTAATTGATAATGGCAAAGGGATGACAATTGAAGAGATTGCTAAAATTGGAGCTTTTGTGCAGTTTAATCGCAAGTCATGGGAGCAACAAGGCTCTGGTTTAGGTCTAGCTATTGTTCAGCATATAGTGAAGTTACATGGTGGTGAATTTACAATCGATAGCATTCCTGGGAAAGGAACTATTGTCAGCGTTAGTTTGCCTTGCTAG